The DNA sequence gcgtgccgctgcgtcTCGAGATTGGGCCCAAAGACTTGGCCAACAAGACCATGgtcgcggtgcgccgcgatacTGGCGAAAAGACAGATCTCGAGATGGACTcgctcgagcgcactgTGCCTGCGCTTCTAGATGCGATCCACAAGGACATGTATCAGCGTGCGGACGCAGAGTtccgtgcgcaccgcaaGGTCGTGACCAACTGGGACGAGTTTACCAAGACGCTCAACGCCAAGAACCACGTCATTATTCCGTGGTGCGAAGAGGAGGCATGCGAGGACCAGATCAAGGACCGCAGTGCAAGGACCGTAGCGGAGGACGAGGCTCAGGACGAGCGCGCACCGTCGATGGGCGCCAAGTCGCTCTGCATTCCGTTCGCCCAGCATGAATACCCGTCCATCGAGGGCAAACAATGCCCACAGTGTGGGAAGCATGCGAAGCGGTGGACCATGTTTGGCAGGAGCTATTAATCTAGACATCCATATAAAATTGCAGTGGCAGCCATCGCCGCAAATCGTATTTCAGCACTATGCGTAAGCACTATTTCTTCTTCAGGCTTGTGCTCGTCTTGGGCAGCTCACGCACGTATGGCAAAAAGTCGCGGCCCTGCATGTACGGCTGGAGAGCAGGAGGAATGCGCAAGCCCTCGGGCGTTTGCCAGTTTTCCACAACACAGCAGAGTGCGCGTTCTGTGGCACAAAGCGTGCCGTTCAGCATGTGGCAATACTGTTTCTTGGTATCTCCTTGCTTCTTAATCCCACAGCGCACCTCGAGCATGCGGCTCTGGTAGTCTGTGCAGTTGGAGCAAGAGACGAGCTCCTTGTATTCGCCCTGGTAGGGGAACCAGGCCTCCAGGTCGTactttgccgctgccgcatTATTCAGTGCGCCAGATACGATGGCTACGACGTGGTAGGGAAGACCCAAGCTCTGGTAAAACGCCTCGCTGGTTTCCAGCATCCGTTCAAGCTCTTCCCAGCTCCCTGCAGGGTCCGTGATGCAAAATTGCTCAATCTTTTCAAACTGGTGCACACGGAAAATGCCCCACGTATCTTTTCCGTGGGAGCCGGCCTCTTTGCGAAAACAGGTCGAGTAGCCCGCGTAGCGAATGGGCAGCTGCTCAGCAGGCTTCTCAAACCACTCGTTAGCATGGTATGCAGAGAGGGGCTGCTCCGATGTCGCAATGAGATACTTGTCGTCCTCGTCACCGACGACCTTGTACAGCTCCTCGTCAAACTGGTCGAGCTGTGCGGTCTTGGACATGTATTCTTTGCGCATCATGAACGGCGTCATCATCTTCTTGTACTCCTTCTTGCGCAAAAAATCAAGGCCGTAGTTAATTAGCGCCTGGTTCAGATCCACGCCGTCGCCGGTAAGGAAAAAGCCGCGGTGGCCCGAAATTTTCGTGCCGCGGTCCGTATCAAAGAGCGCCAAGCGATACATCACTTCGTGGTGCGAGAAAATGCCGTCCTTCTTCTCGACATCCGCATTGGGGCCATCGGGATGCCACTTGCGCACCTCCAAATTGTCGTCTTCCGTCTCCGAAATAGGCACTTTGTCGCCGACCAAATTGCCAATCGTGCCTGCCTTGACACGCATAAGGCGCTCCGCTTCGCTTACCTGGGGCTTGAACGAAATGATCTTGGTATCCAGCTCTTTCttctgcgcaagctccgcATCCGCACTCTCTTTGTTCTTTTTCTTTGCAGTGATGGCTTTCTGCACGGCGTTGACTTCCTGCTGCATATTGTTCAGCTGAAACTCGAGCGAGGTCCAGTTCTTATACAAAGACAGCACCTCATCAACCAGCTCCACGGGATCAAAACGCTTGCGTTGCGACTCGCGCACCTGTTCGGGGTTTCCCCCCTTCTCAACTTGCAGCAGCTGAAGGTCGATCATCGTGTTGGCGGAGCAGCGAAGCctcgcgtcgcggcgtCTGCCAGGTCACGTGCACGaagccaagcgcgcattttttGCAGGACGCTGCCCTAATGACGACGGTGGTTGATATTCCTTTTGCATTGCCGGCCGCCCCGGCGGGCTCTAAGCCTGCGGCTGCATCCACCTCGGCACTTTCGCTGACCAGTGTCAAGATGGAGCCTGCAGGCATGCCGTTCCTCAGCTGcatccgccgccgcttgaACCAGAGCAGCTTTGCGgaagacgatgcgctggtCAAGCAGCGTCTTGAGGATCATGCTGCGGCAAACACGGAGGTCGATGAGATGGACAACGATATCGGAGAGGAGCCTGAAAGTGAGGCGCTTCTTGCAAGTGATCCAAAGGACTGGAAGTCGCTGGACCACTACGCAGTCCTCGGCCTCTCCAGCCGTCGTTACAAGGCCACCGACCATGAAATCAAGATTGCGCACCGCAAAAAAGTGCTCAAGCACCACCCCGACAAGAAGGCTGGTGCCACGGGCCTGAGCAATGACGACTCCTTTTTCAAGTGTGTTGCAAAGTCGTTTGAGATTTTGTCGCGCCCCGAGAAGCGTATGCAGTTCGACAGTGTCGACGAGGGcgtggacgacgacgatgtgcCAACTGGCAAGGAGAAACCGGAGCACTTTTACGCACTGTGGGGCCccgtttttgcgcgcgaggcacGCTTCTCAAAAGTCACCCCGGTGCCGTCGCTGGGCGACGCAGAGAGCCCCAAGGAAGCCGTTGACGAGTTCTACAACTTCTTCTACAACTTTGACAGCTGGCGCAGTTTCGAGTATCTCGATAAGGAGGCGAACGAGGGCAGCGATAGCCGTGATGAGAAGCGCTTCACTGAGAAAAAGAACCGCAATGAGCGTGCGCGTTTGAAGAAGGAGGACAATGCGCGCCTCCGCAACCTGATCGACAAGGCGCTGGGGGTTGATCCGCGCATCAAAAAGTTCCGCGCCGaagagcgtgccgcgcgcgaggcgaaGCGCAACAAGGGCAAGCCTGGAGCGGCGGGTGCGAAtcctgccgccgctgcagccgaggccgagcgcaagaaagCCGAGGAGGAGGCTGCCGCCAAGGAAGCTGCCGCCAAGGAGGAGTCTGATAaggcggagcgcgccgacgcgaaaaaggcgcgcgaggccgCCAAGAAGAATCTCAAGAAAGAGAAGAAGGCACTCCGCCAGATTATCACCGATGCCAACTACTTCCAGCCCGAGGGTACGGCGCCGTCGGCGAacgtgctcgacaagcagcTCACCGCACTTGACTCGCTCTGCGCTATGCTGGAGCCCGAGCAGGTTGCAGCGCTCCGTGTAGAGGCAGAGAAGGGCAAggatgctgcgcagactgcgctggacaaggcTGCCCAGGACAAGggactcggcgcggcgtttACCCCGTAGTTAGCAAAATGTCTCTATCTATCCTTGTAGCGCCCGCACCTGCTCCTCGGTCAGCACGCGGTGTTTCAGCAGCCAGTATGTGTGGTATTTggccgcacgccgcgcctcttcgTGTTCGaactcggcgcgcaagcgatCGCGTACATGTTCATCTAGCGGACCTTTTAAACGCATTTCTTCATCAAGGCCACGCAGGACGTACTGCACCACGGTCGAGATCCGAATGTGCGCATTCGCAGCAACGTACGTAAAAGAGCATGCGTCCTTCTTCCATACATACAGTGCACGCTCAAATGCACGGCCGGGCAGTGTCGGCCTTTGCATGGGCGGCCCGCGCACTTGTTTCAGGTGCGGTACATCCGTCACCGAGCTCGTGGCGCGGCTcacgagctgctcgataTACCCGAGCCCGTCGGCATGGCCCGGCGTgtgatgcgctgctgtaTAGCCCAGCCTTGCGATCGCGTGAAACAGCTCCAGGCTCACGTACGCATCTGAAGCGGCGTACTCGgtctgcattgcgctcaAAGGCGCGTGTGACCACGTACTGGTCCGCACCGcatccttgcgcagcgtctcgttCAAGTATGCAGAACACAAATCGCGCAAGCTGATCAGcaggcggcgatgcgcccagcgctcTGGCTCCACGGCCTTGGCCAGGGTGCTCAGCTCGACAAGCCCTGCAGATGAGAGCCCGaaatcgcggcgcagcttaTGTGCATCATTCCGTACCGCGACGCCAGTTTTATGGATGCGTGGATCAGCCATCATTTCGCGTATACTCGTGGGAAGACCTCGAAAAGAGGAGAGGTGGATAATGAGAatgcgcgtcgctgtgctTACTTGCATCACCGCAGCCTTACCTGTACGTGGCCCAAAGTCCCATTCAAGATCAAAGCCGATCGTGTTGGCGATGGTGCCGGTCGTTTCGAGCGCTTTAGGCAGGAGCTGGTCGACCTGGGCTGCCTCGTCGATATAAACCACCTCGGGCGGCGGAAAAGGCTGTGCTGGTGCAGTATGCTTGTATATTTTAGAAAACGCGGTGTGTATCATGCCCACTGGGTTGCGAAAAGAGTAGAAAGCGGGCCGTACCGACATGGTATCTGGTATTTTCTTCTCGTACGGTGCCGTGTCGGCCAACGACGCGGCGAGTTGGTCGAGATGGTGCGGAATCGCAAATTCCATctttgtgcgcgacacgcGGCTTgacatgcgccgcgccgcatgcacGCAGGGCCGCAATACCCTTTTCGCTCTATacatgctgcgccatgccaCGGCCTTGCAACCGTTGCGCAGTGGCCCATGCGTTTGTCACGTGTTACTACTTAGGCAAGccagtgcggcgctgccatGGCTTCTTCGGCAACGACAAGATCGATCGAATCGCCAAAGTAGCTAGACTCCTCGtcatcgagcgcgcgcacggcggccATATGGGCACTACTATCCCCGAGCGTGTAGGCAAGGTACCCTACCGGCGCAAtaaatgcgcgcgctggaatcAGTTTGTGTAGCATACATACATGAGTAGTCGACCAATGgctttgcatcgcgcacacgcaGGCCCGCGGGCACGCTGGGAAAGTG is a window from the Malassezia vespertilionis chromosome 7, complete sequence genome containing:
- the zuo1 gene encoding hydroxymethylglutaryl-CoA lyase (COG:O; BUSCO:EOG092634M1; EggNog:ENOG503NVPA) — encoded protein: MTTVVDIPFALPAAPAGSKPAAASTSALSLTSVKMEPAGMPFLSCIRRRLNQSSFAEDDALVKQRLEDHAAANTEVDEMDNDIGEEPESEALLASDPKDWKSLDHYAVLGLSSRRYKATDHEIKIAHRKKVLKHHPDKKAGATGLSNDDSFFKCVAKSFEILSRPEKRMQFDSVDEGVDDDDVPTGKEKPEHFYALWGPVFAREARFSKVTPVPSLGDAESPKEAVDEFYNFFYNFDSWRSFEYLDKEANEGSDSRDEKRFTEKKNRNERARLKKEDNARLRNLIDKALGVDPRIKKFRAEERAAREAKRNKGKPGAAGANPAAAAAEAERKKAEEEAAAKEAAAKEESDKAERADAKKAREAAKKNLKKEKKALRQIITDANYFQPEGTAPSANVLDKQLTALDSLCAMLEPEQVAALRVEAEKGKDAAQTALDKAAQDKGLGAAFTP
- a CDS encoding uncharacterized protein (COG:S; EggNog:ENOG503P5AY); translation: MSSRVSRTKMEFAIPHHLDQLAASLADTAPYEKKIPDTMSVRPAFYSFRNPVGMIHTAFSKIYKHTAPAQPFPPPEVVYIDEAAQVDQLLPKALETTGTIANTIGFDLEWDFGPRTGKAAVMQVSTATRILIIHLSSFRGLPTSIREMMADPRIHKTGVAVRNDAHKLRRDFGLSSAGLVELSTLAKAVEPERWAHRRLLISLRDLCSAYLNETLRKDAVRTSTWSHAPLSAMQTEYAASDAYVSLELFHAIARLGYTAAHHTPGHADGLGYIEQLVSRATSSVTDVPHLKQVRGPPMQRPTLPGRAFERALYVWKKDACSFTYVAANAHIRISTVVQYVLRGLDEEMRLKGPLDEHVRDRLRAEFEHEEARRAAKYHTYWLLKHRVLTEEQVRALQG
- the SES1 gene encoding serine--tRNA ligase (COG:J; EggNog:ENOG503NX0Y), whose amino-acid sequence is MIDLQLLQVEKGGNPEQVRESQRKRFDPVELVDEVLSLYKNWTSLEFQLNNMQQEVNAVQKAITAKKKNKESADAELAQKKELDTKIISFKPQVSEAERLMRVKAGTIGNLVGDKVPISETEDDNLEVRKWHPDGPNADVEKKDGIFSHHEVMYRLALFDTDRGTKISGHRGFFLTGDGVDLNQALINYGLDFLRKKEYKKMMTPFMMRKEYMSKTAQLDQFDEELYKVVGDEDDKYLIATSEQPLSAYHANEWFEKPAEQLPIRYAGYSTCFRKEAGSHGKDTWGIFRVHQFEKIEQFCITDPAGSWEELERMLETSEAFYQSLGLPYHVVAIVSGALNNAAAAKYDLEAWFPYQGEYKELVSCSNCTDYQSRMLEVRCGIKKQGDTKKQYCHMLNGTLCATERALCCVVENWQTPEGLRIPPALQPYMQGRDFLPYVRELPKTSTSLKKK